A DNA window from Vigna unguiculata cultivar IT97K-499-35 chromosome 10, ASM411807v1, whole genome shotgun sequence contains the following coding sequences:
- the LOC114165772 gene encoding pentatricopeptide repeat-containing protein At5g27110-like isoform X2, which translates to MDTRKLLPLLRACKNSKSLKQGKLIHQKIVTLGLQNDICLRKNLINLYLSCHLYDHAKCVLDTMKNPCEISLWNGLMAGYTKNYMYVEALDLFEKFLHYPYLKPDSYTYPSVIKACGGLCRFLLGKMIHTCLIKTGLMMDIVVGSSLVGMYGKCNAFEKAISLFNEMPEKDVACWNTIISCYYQSGNFKEALRYFSLMRKFEFEPDSVTITTAISSCGRLLDLNRGMEIHEELINSGSLLDSFISSALVDMYGRCGHLEKALEVFEEMPKKTVVAWNSLISGYGLRGDSIPCIRLLKRMYNEGVKPTLTTLCSLIMVCSRSAQLLDGKFVHGYIIRNRIQPDVFISSSLMDLYFKCGRVGLAENIFKSIPKSKVVYWNVMISGYVAEGKLFEALALFSEMRKSYVEPDAITCTSVLVACSQLAALEQGKEIHNLIMEKKLDNNEVVMGALLDMYAKCGAVDEAFIVFKWLPERDLVLWTSMITAYGSHGQGYEALELFTEMLQSDVKPDRVSFLAILSACGHSGLVDEGCYYFSQMMNVYGIKPGVEHYSCLIDLLGRAGRLYEAYKILQRNPETRDDVGLLSTLFSACRLHRNIDLGVELAKILIDKDPDDSSTYILLSNMYASAHKWDEVRKVRSKMKELGLKKNPGCSWIEINQKIVPFFVEDNSHLHLELVTGFDMSNKNPEKDQK; encoded by the exons ATGGATACTAGAAAACTACTACCCCTTTTGAGAGCTTGTAAGAATTCCAAGTCATTAAAGCAAGGCAAACTCATTCATCAGAAAATTGTAACGTTGGGATTGCAAAATGATATATGTTTACGCAAGAACCTGATTAACCTATATCTTTCGTGCCATTTGTATGATCATGCAAAGTGTGTTCTTGATACCATGAAAAACCCATGTGAGATATCCTTGTGGAATGGCCTGATGGCAGGTTACACTAAGAATTACATGTATGTGGAAGCCCTAGACCTTTTTGAGAAGTTTTTACATTACCCTTACCTGAAACCTGATAGTTATACTTACCCTAGTGTTATTAAGGCCTGTGGGGGGCTGTGTAGGTTTCTGTTGGGAAAAATGATCCATACATGCTTGATAAAAACTGGTTTAATGATGGACATTGTTGTTGGAAGCTCTCTTGTGGGTATGTATGGAAAATGCAATGCATTTGAAAAAGCCATATCATTGTTCAATGAAATGCCTGAGAAGGATGTGGCATGCTGGAATACAATAATTTCTTGTTATTACCAAAGTGGAAACTTCAAAGAGGCCCTACGGTATTTTAGCCTGAtgagaaaatttgaatttgaaccTGATTCAGTTACAATAACAACTGCTATTTCCTCGTGTGGCAGACTTTTGGATTTGAACAGGGGAATGGAAATTCACGAGGAGTTGATTAACAGTGGGTCTTTGCTGGACAGTTTCATTAGCTCTGCTCTTGTTGACATGTATGGAAGATGCGGTCACCTAGAAAAGGCTCTAGAGGTTTTTGAGGAGATGCCTAAAAAGACTGTTGTTGCTTGGAATTCCTTGATTAGTGGATATGGTTTGAGAGGTGACAGCATACCATGCATTCGCCTTTTAAAGAGGATGTACAACGAAGGAGTCAAGCCAACTTTGACTACTTTATGTAGTTTAATAATGGTTTGTTCACGTTCTGCTCAACTACTAGACGGAAAGTTTGTACATGGATATATAATACGAAACAGAATACAACCTGATGTTTTCATTAGTAGTTCTCTCATGGATTTATACTTCAAATGTGGAAGGGTAGGGTTAGCCGAAAACATCTTTAAATCAATACCAAAGTCTAAGGTAGTTTATTGGAATGTCATGATTTCTGGATATGTGGCTGAAGGGAAACTTTTTGAAGCCCTTGCCCTGTTTAGTGAAATGAGAAAATCTTATGTTGAGCCAGATGCTATTACTTGTACCAGTGTTTTAGTAGCTTGTTCTCAACTAGCAGCACTAGAACAAGGTAAAGAGATTCATAATCTGATCATGGAGAAAAAATTGGACAACAATGAAGTGGTTATGGGAGCTCTGCTGGATATGTATGCAAAATGTGGCGCAGTAGATGAAGCATTCATTGTTTTCAAATGGTTGCCAGAAAGAGATCTGGTGCTTTGGACTTCAATGATTACTGCATATGGGTCCCATGGTCAGGGCTATGAAGCTTTGGAGCTTTTTACTGAAATGTTGCAATCCGATGTAAAACCTGATAGGGTTTCTTTTCTTGCTATATTATCTGCTTGTGGCCATAGTGGGTTGGTTGATGAGGGATGCTATTACTTCAGTCAAATGATGAATGTTTATGGCATTAAACCTGGAGTTGAACATTATTCATGCTTGATTGATCTTCTTGGGCGTGCTGGAAGATTGTATGAAGCATACAAGATTCTACAAAGAAACCCTGAAACCAGGGATGATGTTGGGTTGCTAAGCACATTATTTTCTGCATGCCGTTTGCACAGAAATATTGATCTGGGAGTTGAACTTGCTAAAATTCTTATCGATAAGGATCCTGACGATTCATCAACCTACATTCTCTTGTCAAATATGTATGCTTCTGCACATAAATGGGATGAGGTACGGAAGGTGAGATCAAAGATGAAGGAGCTTGGGTTAAAGAAGAATCCAGGGTGTAGTTGGATTGAGATTAACCAAAAGATCGTGCCTTTTTTTGTTGAAGACAATTCACACTTGCATCTAGAATTG GTAACTGGCTTTGACATGTCtaacaaaaatccagaaaagGACCAAAAATAG
- the LOC114165772 gene encoding pentatricopeptide repeat-containing protein At5g27110-like isoform X1 — protein MDTRKLLPLLRACKNSKSLKQGKLIHQKIVTLGLQNDICLRKNLINLYLSCHLYDHAKCVLDTMKNPCEISLWNGLMAGYTKNYMYVEALDLFEKFLHYPYLKPDSYTYPSVIKACGGLCRFLLGKMIHTCLIKTGLMMDIVVGSSLVGMYGKCNAFEKAISLFNEMPEKDVACWNTIISCYYQSGNFKEALRYFSLMRKFEFEPDSVTITTAISSCGRLLDLNRGMEIHEELINSGSLLDSFISSALVDMYGRCGHLEKALEVFEEMPKKTVVAWNSLISGYGLRGDSIPCIRLLKRMYNEGVKPTLTTLCSLIMVCSRSAQLLDGKFVHGYIIRNRIQPDVFISSSLMDLYFKCGRVGLAENIFKSIPKSKVVYWNVMISGYVAEGKLFEALALFSEMRKSYVEPDAITCTSVLVACSQLAALEQGKEIHNLIMEKKLDNNEVVMGALLDMYAKCGAVDEAFIVFKWLPERDLVLWTSMITAYGSHGQGYEALELFTEMLQSDVKPDRVSFLAILSACGHSGLVDEGCYYFSQMMNVYGIKPGVEHYSCLIDLLGRAGRLYEAYKILQRNPETRDDVGLLSTLFSACRLHRNIDLGVELAKILIDKDPDDSSTYILLSNMYASAHKWDEVRKVRSKMKELGLKKNPGCSWIEINQKIVPFFVEDNSHLHLELVNKCLSYLTGHMDDESKPFIYHSDVETLRFC, from the coding sequence ATGGATACTAGAAAACTACTACCCCTTTTGAGAGCTTGTAAGAATTCCAAGTCATTAAAGCAAGGCAAACTCATTCATCAGAAAATTGTAACGTTGGGATTGCAAAATGATATATGTTTACGCAAGAACCTGATTAACCTATATCTTTCGTGCCATTTGTATGATCATGCAAAGTGTGTTCTTGATACCATGAAAAACCCATGTGAGATATCCTTGTGGAATGGCCTGATGGCAGGTTACACTAAGAATTACATGTATGTGGAAGCCCTAGACCTTTTTGAGAAGTTTTTACATTACCCTTACCTGAAACCTGATAGTTATACTTACCCTAGTGTTATTAAGGCCTGTGGGGGGCTGTGTAGGTTTCTGTTGGGAAAAATGATCCATACATGCTTGATAAAAACTGGTTTAATGATGGACATTGTTGTTGGAAGCTCTCTTGTGGGTATGTATGGAAAATGCAATGCATTTGAAAAAGCCATATCATTGTTCAATGAAATGCCTGAGAAGGATGTGGCATGCTGGAATACAATAATTTCTTGTTATTACCAAAGTGGAAACTTCAAAGAGGCCCTACGGTATTTTAGCCTGAtgagaaaatttgaatttgaaccTGATTCAGTTACAATAACAACTGCTATTTCCTCGTGTGGCAGACTTTTGGATTTGAACAGGGGAATGGAAATTCACGAGGAGTTGATTAACAGTGGGTCTTTGCTGGACAGTTTCATTAGCTCTGCTCTTGTTGACATGTATGGAAGATGCGGTCACCTAGAAAAGGCTCTAGAGGTTTTTGAGGAGATGCCTAAAAAGACTGTTGTTGCTTGGAATTCCTTGATTAGTGGATATGGTTTGAGAGGTGACAGCATACCATGCATTCGCCTTTTAAAGAGGATGTACAACGAAGGAGTCAAGCCAACTTTGACTACTTTATGTAGTTTAATAATGGTTTGTTCACGTTCTGCTCAACTACTAGACGGAAAGTTTGTACATGGATATATAATACGAAACAGAATACAACCTGATGTTTTCATTAGTAGTTCTCTCATGGATTTATACTTCAAATGTGGAAGGGTAGGGTTAGCCGAAAACATCTTTAAATCAATACCAAAGTCTAAGGTAGTTTATTGGAATGTCATGATTTCTGGATATGTGGCTGAAGGGAAACTTTTTGAAGCCCTTGCCCTGTTTAGTGAAATGAGAAAATCTTATGTTGAGCCAGATGCTATTACTTGTACCAGTGTTTTAGTAGCTTGTTCTCAACTAGCAGCACTAGAACAAGGTAAAGAGATTCATAATCTGATCATGGAGAAAAAATTGGACAACAATGAAGTGGTTATGGGAGCTCTGCTGGATATGTATGCAAAATGTGGCGCAGTAGATGAAGCATTCATTGTTTTCAAATGGTTGCCAGAAAGAGATCTGGTGCTTTGGACTTCAATGATTACTGCATATGGGTCCCATGGTCAGGGCTATGAAGCTTTGGAGCTTTTTACTGAAATGTTGCAATCCGATGTAAAACCTGATAGGGTTTCTTTTCTTGCTATATTATCTGCTTGTGGCCATAGTGGGTTGGTTGATGAGGGATGCTATTACTTCAGTCAAATGATGAATGTTTATGGCATTAAACCTGGAGTTGAACATTATTCATGCTTGATTGATCTTCTTGGGCGTGCTGGAAGATTGTATGAAGCATACAAGATTCTACAAAGAAACCCTGAAACCAGGGATGATGTTGGGTTGCTAAGCACATTATTTTCTGCATGCCGTTTGCACAGAAATATTGATCTGGGAGTTGAACTTGCTAAAATTCTTATCGATAAGGATCCTGACGATTCATCAACCTACATTCTCTTGTCAAATATGTATGCTTCTGCACATAAATGGGATGAGGTACGGAAGGTGAGATCAAAGATGAAGGAGCTTGGGTTAAAGAAGAATCCAGGGTGTAGTTGGATTGAGATTAACCAAAAGATCGTGCCTTTTTTTGTTGAAGACAATTCACACTTGCATCTAGAATTGGTTAATAAATGCCTTTCATATCTCACTGGTCATATGGATGATGAGTCTAAACCATTTATATATCATTCTGATGTGGAAACACTGAGATTTTGCTAG
- the LOC114165144 gene encoding probable auxin efflux carrier component 8, with protein sequence MAEAYHVVAAIVPLYVTMILAYVSVKWWKIFTPDQCSGINKFVAKFSIPLLSFQIISSNYIYKMSLKLLYANFVQKLLALLVLIAITKISGRGGLKWIITGLSLTTLPNTLILGIPLMKAMYKGDAVVLLAQIIFLQSMIWYNLLLFLYELDAVNTRPAAAAPPSQGSAGGYTDREVQSKGEEDVDPRTKRKLKVLPILAKVGIHMPEIVNQSIEILSNGGLGMAIFSLGVFMASQSSMIACGSHDSGFSSDRIKMHTVQSHNCSGHLKAISNLKANAAGLTQQNNVKPVSDANIPKAKPEHPLGSQSKLPEGSREVSSPQSSSVYLFTYHEQ encoded by the exons ATGGCAGAAGCCTATCATGTAGTGGCAGCCATTGTCCCATTATATGTGACCATGATACTGGCCTATGTTTCTGTGAAATGGTGGAAGATCTTCACACCAGATCAATGTTCAGGCATAAACAAATTTGTGGCAAAGTTCTCCATCCCCCTCTTgtcatttcaaataatttcctCGAACTACATCTACAAAATGAGCCTCAAACTCTTATATGCCAATTTTGTTCAGAAATTGCTTGCCCTTTTAGTCTTAATAGCAATCACGAAGATCAGTGGCCGAGGAGGGTTAAAGTGGATCATAACGGGTTTGTCATTAACAACACTTCCCAACACTTTGATTCTAGGAATTCCTCTGATGAAAGCTATGTATAAGGGTGATGCAGTTGTTCTCCTTGCTCAGATTATTTTCTTGCAGAGCATGATCTGGTacaatttgttgttgtttcTTTATGAACTTGATGCTGTCAACACCAGGCCTGCTGCAGCTGCACCACCATCACAAGGCTCAGCTGGTGGGT ACACAGATCGTGAGGTACAatcaaaaggagaagaagacgTAGACCCTAGAACAAAAAGGAAGCTGAAGGTGTTGCCCATTCTTGCCAAA GTGGGGATACACATGCCTGAAATTGTTAATCAGTCAATAGAAATATTATCCAATGGAGGCCTTGGCATGGCAATCTTCAGCCTAG GTGTGTTTATGGCATCACAGTCGAGCATGATAGCATGTGGGTCTCATGACAGTGGCTTCTCTTCTGATAGGATTAAGATGCACACTGTTCAAAGTCACAATTGTTCAG GTCATTTAAAG GCAATAAGTAATCTGAAAGCTAATGCAGCTGGATTAACTCAACAAAACAATGTGAAGCCTGTTTCAGATGCCAACATTCCCAAGGCTAAACCAGAACATCCTTTGGGCTCACAATCAAAACTTCCAGAAGGTTCACGGGAAGTGTCTTCGCCTCAATCTTCGtcagtttatttatttacatatcaCGAGCagtga